From Zea mays cultivar B73 chromosome 3, Zm-B73-REFERENCE-NAM-5.0, whole genome shotgun sequence:
TGCTCGACAAGATCATTTTGGAGGGAGCAAGACCTATCTTGACGACGAATATCAAAGTGGTTAATGACCCATTCTGCCCTTCCTTCTCCAATTATTTGAGATGCGTCTATGCCGGAAGTGTTATCTCCGAAATCAGTATTAGCAGCCAAAGGGCCTTCGTCTTCCACAATCATATTGTGCATGATGATGCAAGCTGTGATTATCTCTGTTAAACGGTTGCGATCCCACCCATATGCTGGACCACGGAGCACCGCCCACCGTGCTTGAAGAACTCCGAAAGCACGCTCAATATCTTTTCGGCAACTCTCTTGCATTTGTGTGAAATAAACTTTCTTTTCCTCATACGGGTGTCTGATAGCTTTCACAAAAGTAGGCCAGTTCGGGTAAATACCATCAGCTAAGTAATATCCAAAGTTGTAAGCATGCCCATTTACTGTGTAATTCACAGGTGGCATTCGACCAGTTGTCAAAGGGTCAAAGACTGGTGATCGGTGCAGCACGTTAACGTCATTGTTTGTACCTGGCATGCCAAAAAAAGCATGCCAAATCCATAGATCATAAGTTGCTACCGCCTCAAGTATCATGGACGCTCTACCATTTCGACCACAAAACTGACCACGCCAGGCTGTAGGACAGTTccgccactcccaatgcatgcaatctatGGAACCCAACATTCCAGGAAAACCCCTTGACTCGCTACTGTGCATGATACGTGCTATGTCTGCTTCATTAGGAGTCCGTAGATACCAGGCACTAAAATATTGTATGATTGCGCGACAAAAATGATGAAGACATTCTCTAGCTGTAGACTCCCCGATTTGAATGTACTCGTCTACCGCATCAGAAGGTAAACCATATGCAAGTATGCGAAGTG
This genomic window contains:
- the LOC103649739 gene encoding protein ALP1-like produces the protein MSPSRRHHDSDSSDSDDETLILVNLLTLNIEARRQHRRRSGLPRRVIRRDHFAGENLIQHHYFGPNPVYPSHVFRRRFRMSRPLFLRILQGLQQQDTYFTQRVDATGMLGLGPLQKVCAALRILAYGLPSDAVDEYIQIGESTARECLHHFCRAIIQYFSAWYLRTPNEADIARIMHSSESRGFPGMLGSIDCMHWEWRNCPTAWRGQFCGRNGRASMILEAVATYDLWIWHAFFGMPGTNNDVNVLHRSPVFDPLTTGRMPPVNYTVNGHAYNFGYYLADGIYPNWPTFVKAIRHPYEEKKVYFTQMQESCRKDIERAFGVLQARWAVLRGPAYGWDRNRLTEIITACIIMHNMIVEDEGPLAANTDFGDNTSGIDASQIIGEGRAEWVINHFDIRRQDRSCSLQNDLVEHLWARRGTM